In Humulus lupulus chromosome 7, drHumLupu1.1, whole genome shotgun sequence, the following are encoded in one genomic region:
- the LOC133790982 gene encoding 26S proteasome regulatory subunit 6A homolog produces the protein MAAAMLEDTSFEDDQLASMTTDDIVRASRLLDNEIRILKEELQRTNLELDSYKEKIKENQEKIKLNKQLPYLVGNIVEILEMNPEDEAEEDGANIDLDSQRKGKCVVLKTSTRQTIFLPVVGLVDPDKLKPGDLVGVNKDSYLILDTLPSEYDSRVKAMEVDEKPTEDYNDIGGLEKQIQELVEAIVLPMTHKERFQKLGVRPPKGVLLYGPPGTGKTLMARACAAQTNATFLKLAGPQLVQMFIGDGAKLVRDAFQLAKEKSPCIIFIDEIDAIGTKRFDSEVSGDREVQRTMLELLNQLDGFSSDDRIKVIAATNRADILDPALMRSGRLDRKIEFPHPTEEARARILQIHSRKMNVHPDVNFEELARSTDDFNGAQLKAVCVEAGMLALRRDATEVNHEDFNEGIIQVQAKKKASLNYYA, from the exons ATGGCGGCCGCCATGTTAGAAGATACGAGCTTCGAAGATGATCAATTGGCTTCTATGACCACTGACGATATCGTCAGGGCCTCTAGACTTCTCGATAACGAAATTCGAATTCTTAAG GAAGAACTGCAAAGGACCAATCTAGAATTGGATTCGTACaaggaaaaaataaaagaaaatcagGAGAAGATTAAGCTCAACAAGCAGTTACCTTACTTGGTGGGAAACATCGTTGAG ATTTTAGAAATGAATCCTGAAGATGAGGCTGAggaagatggtgcaaacattgaCCTTGATTCACAGAGGAAGGGGAAGTGTGTTGTTTTGAAAACATCTACCCGCCAG ACAATTTTTCTACCTGTTGTTGGACTTGTTGACCCTGACAAATTAAAGCCTGGTGATCTTGTTGGAGTGAACAAAGATAGTTACTTGATCTTGGACACATTGCCATCTGAGTACGATTCTCGAGTAAAGGCTATGGAGGTTGACGAGAAACCTACTGAAGACTACAATGACATTGGAGGACTAGAAAAGCAG ATCCAAGAACTAGTGGAGGCCATTGTTCTTCCCATGACACACAAGGAACGATTTCAGAAATTGGGGGTCCGACCACCCAAGGGAGTGTTATTATATGGACCTCCTGGTACTGGAAAAACTTTAATGGCTCGTGCTTGTGCTGCACagacaaatgctacttttttgaaACTTGCAGGCCCACAGTTGGTCCAG ATGTTCATTGGAGATGGAGCAAAACTTGTTCGTGATGCTTTTCAGCTTGCAAAAGAAAAATCTCCATGCATTATTTTTATAGATGAAATTGATGCAATTGGGACAAAGCGATTTGATAG TGAAGTAAGTGGAGATAGGGAAGTGCAGCGTACTATGTTAGAATTGTTGAATCAGCTGGATGGTTTCAGCAGTGATGACCGTATCAAG GTCATAGCAGCAACAAATCGTGCTGATATTCTGGATCCTGCTCTTATGCGTTCTGGTCGTTTGGATCGTAAAATTGAGTTTCCACATCCTACTGAAGAGGCAAGGGCCAGAATCCTCCAG ATCCATTCTAGGAAGATGAATGTTCATCCAGATGTCAATTTTGAAGAACTAGCTCGATCCACCGACGACTTCAATGGTGCACAACTAAAAGCTGTTTGCGTGGAGGCAGGCATGCTAGCCCTTCGTCGTGATGCAACTGAG GTGAATCACGAGGACTTTAATGAAGGTATCATTCAAGTTCAAGCAAAGAAGAAGGCGAGCTTGAATTATTATGCATAA